The region CTGTGCCGTGCTGGCCCTGTTGACCTTGGCCGGAGGTGCGGCGCTGGCAGGCGGCCTGACCTTTGCGCTATTCTTGCTGGTCTCGGCCTTGTTCGGCTCGCTGCTGACCTTGATTTATCCCATCAGCGTGGCGCTGGCCAACGACCGGGTGACGTCTTCCGATATGGTCGGGGTGAGCGGTGGACTGCTGTTCGTCAACAGTGTGGGCTCGGCCATTGGTCCGCTGATCGCTGCCGGCCTGATGGAGGGCATGGGGCCGGCCGGGCTTTTCGTGTTCCTGTCGCTGGTGGGGGGCGGCCTGGGGCTAGCGACCTTGTGGCGCATGATGGCGCGCGAACCGGCGCTCGGCCCCGACCGTCAGCCGTTTCGCGTCACCCCCAGCACCTCGCCGGTGGTCGGTGAACTGGACCCGCGTCAGGATCCCGCCCGCGAGGAGCCACGCCCGTGAGCCCGCAGCCGCCCCCCCTGGATCCCACACAGCAACGCCGCCTGCGCGCCCAGGCGCCGCGCACGTGGCAGCGCATGCTCTCGGGCCGACGCCTGAACCTCATCGAGCCCTCGCCCCTGGATATCGAGATCGAGGACATCGCGCTCGGCCTGTCGCGCAACACCCGCTGGAACGGGCAAACCCTCGGGGATCACGGCTGGTCGGTAGCCCAGCATTCGCTGCTGGTCACCGAGATTGTGCGCGACCTGCACGACCGGGTCGATCCTCGGCTTTTGCTGACCGCCTTGCTGCACGATGCCAGCGAATACGTGACCCACGACCTGATCACGCCCCTCAAGGCCGCGGTCGGCGATGTGTTTCGCGAACTCGAAGATCGGCTGATGTGCGCCGTTTATACCCGCTTCGGCTTGCCCGCCCGTCCCTCTCCCGAGGTCCATGCCCTGATCAAAAAAGCCGACCGCCTTGCCGCCGCCACCGAGGCCGTGCAACTGGCCGGCTTTACGGAGGCCGAGGTCCGCACCGTTTTGGAAATTCGCGAGCCTCCCCTCCCCAGCGTTTCCCTGACCCCGCTGCCCGTGGCCGACGCCAGACGGCTGTTTTTGGAGCGCTTCCACACCCTGGAAAAGGCCGTGCGCCTAGCCGCGCGATCGTGACGCTTCGGGCGCAGCCGGCCTCTTGCGTCACCTTGCAATGCACGGCGCAAGACCTTGCAGACTGCAAGGCTATCGCGCCCGCGTCATAAAACATTAACCCTTTGAAAAGACTACCCTTCCCCCATCGACCCCAACTGGCACGCTCGATGCTTATTGAAAGGCAGAACGCCGCGCGATCCGCCGTCCTCGACGGAAGAAACCGTGGTTCCCTTTCGCTGATCGTCCTGGTTTCAAGGGCCTGGGGTGTCCGGCGGTTCCAAACCGCACTTCCCCGCCGCCGTCCGGCGCACTAGGTCTTTCGGGACGATCATCGGGCGGGGCGACCAGATCTTGGTCGCCCCGTTTTTTTTTGCGTAAGAAGAGAGGGACCCGGGCAGACCCGCCCCCTCAGGCTTCTTCCCTCTTCTTCGACCCGAGCACCGGCGTGGGCATGAACTTTCTGGAAATCCCCTATAGCGATCCCCTGCGCGCCTTCGCGCCGTGGGCCCCTCAGCCCTGGGCCATGCTGCTCGACAGCGGCGGCCCCGACCGCAATCGCGCCCGCTATTCCTATCTCGCCGTCGAGCCCTTCCAAACGCTCCAAGCCAGCGGTGACGGCGATCCCTTCGCCGCCCTGGCCGAGGCCCTGGCCGCCCAAGCCCGACGCCGCCCGCCCCGGCTCGCCTCGAAGCCAGCGATCGCGGTGCCGACGATGCCGTGTTGCTCAACACCCAAGGCCGCGTCGCCGAGACCACCGTCGCCACCCTCCTGGCCCGCCTCGACGGCACCTGGGTGACTCCCCCCCTCCGCGACGGCGCCCTCCCCCGGCATCACCCGCCACCGCCTCCTCGCCGCCGGCCTCCTCCACCCCGCCCCCCTCTCCCCTTCCGCCCTCGCCCAAGCCGACGCCCTGGTTCTCGCCAACACCTTGGGTTTGCGCCCGGTTGCCACGTTTGAAGGCCGGGCGTTGGTGACGGACGGTTGGGAGGTTCTCTCGCGCTTCTCTTCTTAAGGCTTCGCCTTCTGGGGGCTGCCGCCCCCAGACCCCGGCCTGGGGAAGCAAGCTTCCCCAGACCCCTGAAGCTGAGAGATCTAGTGCAAGACCAGCTGAGCTGGATGCGGTTCTGCGGCCTGGGGCCGGGCGATGCGGTGCCGGATGCCAACACTCTTTGGGATTTCCGCGAAGCGCTGATCGCGGCCGGTGCGTTTGACGATTTGTTCCAGCGGCTCGACCGGGCGATCAGCGAGGCGGGCTATCTGCCGATGTCGGGGCAGATCGTCGACGCGACGCTGGTGTCGGCGCCGCGCCAACGCAATACCGAGGCCGAGAAACAGACGATCAAGGAGGGTAAGGTTCCCGAGGACTGGCGAGACAAGCCGGCCAAGCTGCGGCAGAAGGATCGCGATGCCCGCTGGACGGTGAAGTTTTCCAAGGGAAAGGTCAGAGAGGACGGTACACCTCAAGGCGATATCGCCATCCCTCATTTCGGTTACAAGAACCACGTCTCGATTGACCGCAAGCACGGGATCATCCGCCGCGCGCTCGTCACCGATGCGGCCGCAGCCGATGGCACCCGACTGCGCGAGGGGCTGATCGATCCGGCCAATACCGCCTCCGACGTGTGGGCCGACAGCGCTTACCGCTCCGAGGCCAACGAGGCGTTCCTTGCCGAAGCCGGCAAGGTCAGCCGCATCCACCGCAAGAAGCCCAAGGGCAAACCGATGCCTCGGGCGACCGCCAGGGCCAACGCGGTGAAATCCAGGATCTGCTCCCGGGTCGAGCATGTCTTCGCCGAGATGAAGGGTCGGATGGGGCTGGTCATCCGGACCATCGACCTCGCCCGCGCCAGGGCAGCGATCACGCTCGCCAACATGGCCTACAACATGAAGCGCTGGTCCTGGCTCGACCGTCAGGCCGAACTCGCCTGATCGGCGCCCGACCGGGCGCTCCCCAGGGGGGATGCCGCCGATCCTGGGGGCTCGTCACCCGCTTCATACCACTCGCCCCGGAAAATCAGTGATCGCAGCGCCGATCACAACCCGATCGAGCGGCCAGCGACATGCGGTGCCGTTCAAGGCCGGTTTCCGGAAGTGTCCAGATATCGTGGCCCCGGAGGCAGGGGGATAAGCCATTAGCGCATTGTCCCAGGAACGGAACTTCGCTAAGCTTAGCGCTGCATTTTGCAGGAGCAAAAAAGCTCTTTGCAATAAATCTACATAACGATGGGAATTACAACCATGTCAGCATATAAAGAATTTACAAAAAGGCTGAAGCTACTGTTTTCAAAGAATCCTGACCTGATCGTTACTACACTAAGCAACATTTTCACTATGCGCCTTATTGGCAACAAAACTCATGGTGACTTGGCTGAGATAGCTATTTCAGAATTTATCAATCAATTTATGTATGATTTTAAGTCGCTACATGTAGGAAAAGACTTATATCGAGCGAAATCGAACGAAGAAGATATATCTGTCACCAATGAAATCACAAACGAGGTGATTCCTGTAAGCTTAAAGGCTTATGGTGATGGGCCTTTGCAGTTATCAACTGACAAGAACTCGATGCTATTTCCAGCATTACAAAAACTGGGGACTAGAATTTCAGGAAGTGAGCTTCAATCTCTTTGGCTTATGCCTGAATTTGCAGGGTTCGGTAACATTAACATTCTTCCGCTGATCTACGACGAGAAAGAAAATAAATGCAATATCCTCGTATTTGACGCGGAGCGCGCTCGCCAAGCTGTCGACTATGTTATTCTTGAAGATGCGGGAAGCGGCAGAAAGCACCCAGTATTCCGCTTTTATGACGCCCTGGACGGCTACATATGCGAAGTCCGATATGGAAGCGCAACGACTAATGCTCTGCAACGAGGTTTGTGGACGCATACACGCAACGGCCTGAAATACTTCGACTCCTTGACGGGAGGATGGGTTTCATACTCGCATAATCTGACTTTGGTTTCCCTATTTTCTCATGCACTCGTTTCGACAGAGCGAGGGCACACAAAGGCATTGGAAGAGATCAAAGCCGATATTGAACAAATTAAAAGAAACGCAGGTTTTTAAGATGCTCGACCTTCTCGGCAATGTTCTTGATAGAGAACCAGAAACACAGGGCATAAAGTATGCGGGTGCTAAAACAAAGCTAATCGGTGCAATTATCGATATTGTTTCATCGGTGAAGCCGAAAAGGGTCTTTGACGGCTTTGCAGGAACAACGAGAGTGTCACAGGCACTCGCACAAACAGGCTATCAGGTCATAGCTAACGACAAGGCTATTTGGTCAAAGACGTTTGCAGAGTGTTATCTGAACGCAAAGCGCGACCTAGATCATTATAAGCGGATCATCGATTACCTAAATTTAGTCACCCCTGAGCATGGTTGGTTTTCAGAGCATTATGGCGGCGAAGTTGGCGAAGGCGGCGCGTCGAGGGGGCTGGACGGGCTTAAAAAGCCTTTCCAGATGCACAATGCGAACAAGCTGGACGCAATCCGCAGTGAGATAGATCGCTTAGGGCTGGAGGATGACGAAAAGAATGTCGCCCTCACCAGTCTGATAATGGGACTTGAGCGCGTCGATAGCACGTTAGGCCACTACGTTTCATATCTGAACGAATGGTCGCCCCGTTCCTACAAGCTGCTTCGACTTGAAGTGCCCCGCATCATTCAGAGCGAACAAACGCACGAGGTCCATAACGCAGATACCGTTGAGCTTACAGGGAGCATTGACGCAGACTTGGCGTATTTCGATCCACCATATGGATCGAACAACGAAAAAATGCCGCCGTCCCGCGTCCGCTACGAATCCTATTATCATATTTGGAAGTCGGTCATTCTTAATGACAGACCACCATTGTTTGGTGCTGCTCGCCGTCGAGAGGATTCATCCGACAGCGTTGGCGGATCTGAATTTGAAGAATTTAGAAAGGGCAGCAGCGGCCGCTTTATCGTGGTCGAAGCGATCGAGCGGCTAATTCAGAACACCAAAGCACCTTACATCGTCTTGTCGTATAGCTCTGGTGGCCGAGCGACCGCAGAAGAGTTGACCGACATTCTGGCGGCAAATGGCGATGTTATCGATCTAATGAAAATATCACATAAAAAGAACGTCATGGCTCATATGAAATGGACGAATGACTGGCTGCGCGACGCTGAAACAGATCACCTTGAATATCTGTTTTTGCTACGGAAGGGGTAAGCGTAGGTAACTGCTCACGGGGCTGGTCGGAGACAGTTGCGGTCGGGGTGGAAATGTGAGTCACTCCAGGGATGGGAGAGACACCACGTTATCCGCCTGAGTGATGCCGAGAAGGACGCCCTGATTACCGATCAGGCGGCGTTGATTGAGCGCTTGGCGGCGCGGGTGGAGGAGTTGGAGGCACTGGTCGGCAAGCCTAGGAAGACCTCGTCGAACTCCCACCTGGACACCTCCGGAAACCGGCCTTGAACGGCAGCGCATGTCGCTGGCCGCTCGATCGGGTTGTGATCGGCGCTGCGATCACTGATTTTCCGGGGCGAGTGGTATGAAGCGGGTGACGAGCCCCCAGGATCGGCGGCATCCCCCCTGGGGAGCGCCCGGTCGGGCGCCGATCAGGCGAGTTCGGCCTGACGGTCGAGCTAGGACCAGCGCTTCATGTTGTAGGCCATGTTGGCGAGCGTGATCGCTGCCCTGGCGCGGGCGAGGCCGATGGTCCGGATGACCAGCCCCATCCGACCCTTCATCTCGGCGAAGACATGCTCGACCCGGGAACGGATCCTGGATTTCACCGCGTTGGCCCTGGCGGTCGCCCGAGGCATCGGTTTGCCCTTGGGCTTCTTGCGGTGGATGCGGCTGACCTTGCCGGCTTCGGCAAGGAACGCCTCGTTGGCCTCGGAGCGGTAAGCGCTGTCGGCCCACACGTCGGAGGCGGTATTGGCCGGATCGATCAGCCCCTCGCGCAGTCGGGCGCCATCGGCTGTGGCCGCGTCGGTGACGAGCGCGCGGCGGATGATCCCGTGCTTGCGGTCGATCGAGACGTGGTTCTTGTAACCAAAATGAGGGATGGCGATATCGCCTTGATGTGTGCCGTCCTCTCTGACCTTTCCCTTGGAAAACTTCACCGTCCAGCGGGCATCGCGATCCTTCTGCCGCAGCTTGGCCGGCTTGTCTCGCCAGTCCTCGGGAACCTTGCCCTCCTTGATCGTCTGTTTCTCGGCCTCGGTATTGCGTTGGCGCGGCGCCGACATCAGCGTCGCGTCGACGATCTGCCCCGACATCGGCAGATAGCCCGCCTCGCTGATCGCCCGGTCGAGCCGCTGGAACAAATCGTCAAACGCACCGGCCGCGATCAGCGCTTCGCGGAAATCCCAAAGAGTGTTGGCATCCGGCACCGCATCGCCCGGCCCCAGGCCGCAGAACCGCATCCAACTCAGCCGGTCGCGCACCAGGTACGTCGTCCGACCCAGCGCCAGACCGTGCAGCGACTGCAACACCAGCATTTTGAATTTCAAAACCGCGTCAAAGCCGGGCCGACCGCCCTTCGAGGGCGCACTCCGTCGCCGGACCGCACGCTCCAGAACCGGCCGAAACAGTTCGAAATCCACCGTCTTCGACAGCGTCTCCAGCGGATCGCCCTCCGCCGAAAGTTCCGCCAGACGACGCTCGACATCCCAGAACCCGATCTGAACCGCCATTGCCGCCCCT is a window of Pararhodospirillum photometricum DSM 122 DNA encoding:
- a CDS encoding DNA adenine methylase; protein product: MLDLLGNVLDREPETQGIKYAGAKTKLIGAIIDIVSSVKPKRVFDGFAGTTRVSQALAQTGYQVIANDKAIWSKTFAECYLNAKRDLDHYKRIIDYLNLVTPEHGWFSEHYGGEVGEGGASRGLDGLKKPFQMHNANKLDAIRSEIDRLGLEDDEKNVALTSLIMGLERVDSTLGHYVSYLNEWSPRSYKLLRLEVPRIIQSEQTHEVHNADTVELTGSIDADLAYFDPPYGSNNEKMPPSRVRYESYYHIWKSVILNDRPPLFGAARRREDSSDSVGGSEFEEFRKGSSGRFIVVEAIERLIQNTKAPYIVLSYSSGGRATAEELTDILAANGDVIDLMKISHKKNVMAHMKWTNDWLRDAETDHLEYLFLLRKG
- a CDS encoding IS5 family transposase: MAVQIGFWDVERRLAELSAEGDPLETLSKTVDFELFRPVLERAVRRRSAPSKGGRPGFDAVLKFKMLVLQSLHGLALGRTTYLVRDRLSWMRFCGLGPGDAVPDANTLWDFREALIAAGAFDDLFQRLDRAISEAGYLPMSGQIVDATLMSAPRQRNTEAEKQTIKEGKVPEDWRDKPAKLRQKDRDARWTVKFSKGKVREDGTHQGDIAIPHFGYKNHVSIDRKHGIIRRALVTDAATADGARLREGLIDPANTASDVWADSAYRSEANEAFLAEAGKVSRIHRKKPKGKPMPRATARANAVKSRIRSRVEHVFAEMKGRMGLVIRTIGLARARAAITLANMAYNMKRWS
- a CDS encoding YfbR-like 5'-deoxynucleotidase, which gives rise to MSPQPPPLDPTQQRRLRAQAPRTWQRMLSGRRLNLIEPSPLDIEIEDIALGLSRNTRWNGQTLGDHGWSVAQHSLLVTEIVRDLHDRVDPRLLLTALLHDASEYVTHDLITPLKAAVGDVFRELEDRLMCAVYTRFGLPARPSPEVHALIKKADRLAAATEAVQLAGFTEAEVRTVLEIREPPLPSVSLTPLPVADARRLFLERFHTLEKAVRLAARS
- a CDS encoding aminotransferase class IV; its protein translation is MLLNTQGRVAETTVATLLARLDGTWVTPPLRDGALPRHHPPPPPRRRPPPPRPPLPFRPRPSRRPGSRQHLGFAPGCHV